Proteins encoded in a region of the Panicum hallii strain FIL2 chromosome 3, PHallii_v3.1, whole genome shotgun sequence genome:
- the LOC112887409 gene encoding uncharacterized protein LOC112887409 isoform X1, whose translation MARSAHDEVTDSGAFDPSPSTFRSFVSRDSSARFPAAPGRYHLYVSYSCPWACRCLAYLKLKGLDHAIGFTSVKPIFERTKETDDHMGWVFPATGDEEPGAEPDPFNGAKSIRELYEIASGNYAGKPSVPVLWDKQLKTIVNNESSEIIRMLNTEFNEFAENPALDLYPAHLQACIDEINELVYEAINIGVYKCGFAKQQGPYDEAVTKLFEALDKCEGILSKQRFLCGDQLTEADVRLFTTLIRFDEVYSVYFKCNKKLIREYPNLFNYTKDVYQIPGISSTVNMGHIRKSYYGGYSPINPYGIIPAGPNIDYNAPHDRSNGQQLSSPLSLAAAAGSATVRLRSAPDLGRLAASAPGHSRASPAASIGERGLSSAGVSPLPLADPISQTRLAR comes from the exons ATGGCGCGGTCGGCGCACGACGAGGTCACCGACTCCGGGGCCTTCGACCCGTCGCCGTCCACCTTCCGGAGCTTCGTGTCCAGGGACAGCTCTGCCCGCTTCCCCGCCGCGCCGGGGAGGTACCACCTCTACGTCTCCTACTCCTGCCCCTGGGCATGCAGGTGCCTCGCCTACCTGAAGCTCAAGGGCCTCGACCACGCCATCGGCTTCACC TCGGTGAAGCCCATCTTTGAGAGGACCAAGGAGACCGACGACCATATGGGGTGGGTGTTTCCTGCCACCGGAGACGAGGAGCCCGGCGCCGAGCCCGATCCTTTCAACGGAGCCAAGAGCATCAGGGAGCTCTACGAGATCGCCAGCGGAAATTACGCCGGGAAACCAAGTGTCCCT GTTCTGTGGGACAAACAGCTCAAGACCATCGTGAACAACGAGAGCTCAGAGATCATCCGAATGCTCAACACCGAGTTCAACGAGTTCGCGGAGAATCCTGCCCTGGATCTCTACCCTGCTCATCTACAGGCCTGCATAGATGAGATCAATGAGTTGGTATACGAAGCTATAAACATTGGCGTGTACAAATGTGGCTTTGCAAAGCAACAGGGGCCATACGATGAG GCTGTCACGAAATTATTTGAGGCTCTGGATAAATGTGAGGGTATTCTAAGCAAGCAACGGTTTCTATGCGGCGATCAACTTACAGAGGCAGATGTTCGCTTGTTTACAACTCTTATAAGATTTGATGAG GTTTACTCTGTTTACTTCAAATGCAACAAGAAGCTCATCAGGGAATACCCAAATCTGTTCAATTACACCAAGGACGTATACCAAATTCCTGGCATTAGCAGCACGGTTAACATGGGGCACATACGAAAGAGCTACTATGGAGGCTACTCACCCATAAATCCATACGGGATTATCCCTGCGGGCCCAAACATCGATTATAATGCTCCACACGACAG ATCCAACGGCCAGCAGCTCTCCTCCCCTCTCAgcctcgccgcggccgccggctcCGCCACCGTCCGCCTCCGTTCAGCCCCGGATCTCGGCCGCCTCGCTGCCTCTGCTCCCGGCCACAGCCGCGCATCCCCCGCCGCATCCATCGGTGAGCGGGGCCTTTCCTCTGCTGGTGTTTCCCCCCTGCCGCTCGCTGACCCCATTTCCCAGACGCGGCTAGCGAGGTGA
- the LOC112887409 gene encoding uncharacterized protein LOC112887409 isoform X2 has protein sequence MARSAHDEVTDSGAFDPSPSTFRSFVSRDSSARFPAAPGRYHLYVSYSCPWACRCLAYLKLKGLDHAIGFTSVKPIFERTKETDDHMGWVFPATGDEEPGAEPDPFNGAKSIRELYEIASGNYAGKPSVPVLWDKQLKTIVNNESSEIIRMLNTEFNEFAENPALDLYPAHLQACIDEINELVYEAINIGVYKCGFAKQQGPYDEAVTKLFEALDKCEGILSKQRFLCGDQLTEADVRLFTTLIRFDEVYSVYFKCNKKLIREYPNLFNYTKDVYQIPGISSTVNMGHIRKSYYGGYSPINPYGIIPAGPNIDYNAPHDRCG, from the exons ATGGCGCGGTCGGCGCACGACGAGGTCACCGACTCCGGGGCCTTCGACCCGTCGCCGTCCACCTTCCGGAGCTTCGTGTCCAGGGACAGCTCTGCCCGCTTCCCCGCCGCGCCGGGGAGGTACCACCTCTACGTCTCCTACTCCTGCCCCTGGGCATGCAGGTGCCTCGCCTACCTGAAGCTCAAGGGCCTCGACCACGCCATCGGCTTCACC TCGGTGAAGCCCATCTTTGAGAGGACCAAGGAGACCGACGACCATATGGGGTGGGTGTTTCCTGCCACCGGAGACGAGGAGCCCGGCGCCGAGCCCGATCCTTTCAACGGAGCCAAGAGCATCAGGGAGCTCTACGAGATCGCCAGCGGAAATTACGCCGGGAAACCAAGTGTCCCT GTTCTGTGGGACAAACAGCTCAAGACCATCGTGAACAACGAGAGCTCAGAGATCATCCGAATGCTCAACACCGAGTTCAACGAGTTCGCGGAGAATCCTGCCCTGGATCTCTACCCTGCTCATCTACAGGCCTGCATAGATGAGATCAATGAGTTGGTATACGAAGCTATAAACATTGGCGTGTACAAATGTGGCTTTGCAAAGCAACAGGGGCCATACGATGAG GCTGTCACGAAATTATTTGAGGCTCTGGATAAATGTGAGGGTATTCTAAGCAAGCAACGGTTTCTATGCGGCGATCAACTTACAGAGGCAGATGTTCGCTTGTTTACAACTCTTATAAGATTTGATGAG GTTTACTCTGTTTACTTCAAATGCAACAAGAAGCTCATCAGGGAATACCCAAATCTGTTCAATTACACCAAGGACGTATACCAAATTCCTGGCATTAGCAGCACGGTTAACATGGGGCACATACGAAAGAGCTACTATGGAGGCTACTCACCCATAAATCCATACGGGATTATCCCTGCGGGCCCAAACATCGATTATAATGCTCCACACGACAG ATGTGGCTAG
- the LOC112887406 gene encoding LEC14B homolog isoform X1 — translation MRGVQRGARGEASRKADRELDRFAMANEVFHITRARSEPCHRTRGAASARRRRPFSTFGLVSARESGRTGGAGFSPADRAYVGSRHIPTKGPWGVDEVDSEAYVSQFSADGSLLVAGFRGSRIRVYNADRGWRIHKDISCRSLQWTVSDIALSPDQQFLAYASLSPIVHIVNVQSSGKESHANVNEIHEGLAFTGDEHDDEDFGIFSVKFSKDGKEVVIGNNERSIYVYDLAANKVSVRIRAHTADVNAVTFADESGNVLYSGSDDSLCKVWDRRCLAGEKSAGILTGHLDGVTFIDSRGDGRYFISNCKDQRIKLWDIRKMSSVVRVRPVRIVDWDYRWMPFPSEAHHFKHPNDQSLATYRGHSVLQTLIRCYFSPMHSTGQRYIYTGSSDKSVHIYDVVSGKTVERLSWHSSVIRDCTWHPCYPTLITSSWDGYVARWEASGDDDDPSMLVADEQRASPYFQPYGDPFMM, via the exons ATGCGAGGAGTACAGCGGGGTGCTCGCGGGGAGGCGTCCCGGAAGGCGGACCGCGAGTTGGACCGGTTCGCCATGGCCAACGAGGTGTTCCACATCACTAGGGCCAGGTCGGAGCCCTGTCACCGGACTCGCGGTGCGGCTTCCGCCCGCCGGAGGAGGCCCTTCTCGACTTTCGGGCTCGTGTCGGCGAGGGAGTCTGGCCGCACGGGCGGCGCCGGGTTCTCGCCGGCCGATCGCGCCTATGTTGGCAGCAGGCACATCCCCACGAAAGGGCCGTGGGGCGTCGACGAAGTGGATAGCGAGGCCTACGTCTCGCAGTTCTCTGCTGATGGGTCGTTGCTCGTCGCTGGGTTTCGG GGAAGCCGCATCAGAGTTTACAATGCCGATAGAGGGTGGAGGATTCATAAGGATATAAGCTGCAGAAGTCTGCAGTGGACAGTTTCAGATATTGCTCTTTCACCTGATCAACAATTCCTT GCCTATGCAAGTTTGTCGCCTATTGTTCACATTGTGAATGTGCAGAGTTCTGGAAAGGAATCACATGCTAATGTTAAT GAAATTCATGAGGGATTGGCTTTCACCGGCGATGAACATGATGATGAAGACTTTGGAATATTTTCTGTTAAATTCTCAAAAGATGGTAAAGAAGTTGTTATTGGGAACAATGAAAGATCAATATATGTTTATGACCTTGCAGCAAATAAAGTGTCAGTTCGCATCCGTGCTCATACT GCTGATGTCAATGCTGTTACCTTCGCTGATGAAAGCGGCAATGTGCTGTACTCTGGAAGTGATGATAGTCTCTGTAAG GTGTGGGACAGGCGTTGCCTTGCTGGGGAAAAATCAGCAGGTATTTTGACAGGTCACTTAGATGGAGTTACATTTATTGATAGCCGTGGTGATGGGCGGTATTTCATCTCCAATTGCAAGGATCAGAGAATAAAACTTTGGGACATCAGGAAAATGTCTTCTGTCGTGAGAGT TCGCCCGGTGAGAATAGTGGACTGGGACTATAGGTGGATGCCATTCCCATCAGAAGCACATCATTTTAAGCATCCAAACGATCAGTCTTTGGCCACATACAGAGGTCATTCAGTTCTGCAAACACTTATCCGTTGCTACTTCTCCCCTATGCACAG CACGGGCCAGAGGTACATATACACAGGATCCAGTGACAAGTCTGTACATATTTATGATGTG GTAAGCGGGAAGACCGTTGAGAGGCTTTCATGGCATAGCTCAGTCATCAGAGACTGCACCTGGCATCCGTGCTACCCAACCCTCATCACCTCCTCCTGGGACGGTTATGTTGCCCGGTGGGAGGCCTCAGGCGATGACGATGACCCTTCAATGCTTGTCGCCGATGAGCAGAGGGCAAGCCCTTACTTTCAGCCATACGGCGATCCCTTCATGATGTAG
- the LOC112887406 gene encoding LEC14B homolog isoform X2 encodes MLAAGTSPRKGRGASTKWIARPTSRSSLLMGRCSSLGFGRIRVYNADRGWRIHKDISCRSLQWTVSDIALSPDQQFLAYASLSPIVHIVNVQSSGKESHANVNEIHEGLAFTGDEHDDEDFGIFSVKFSKDGKEVVIGNNERSIYVYDLAANKVSVRIRAHTADVNAVTFADESGNVLYSGSDDSLCKVWDRRCLAGEKSAGILTGHLDGVTFIDSRGDGRYFISNCKDQRIKLWDIRKMSSVVRVRPVRIVDWDYRWMPFPSEAHHFKHPNDQSLATYRGHSVLQTLIRCYFSPMHSTGQRYIYTGSSDKSVHIYDVVSGKTVERLSWHSSVIRDCTWHPCYPTLITSSWDGYVARWEASGDDDDPSMLVADEQRASPYFQPYGDPFMM; translated from the exons ATGTTGGCAGCAGGCACATCCCCACGAAAGGGCCGTGGGGCGTCGACGAAGTGGATAGCGAGGCCTACGTCTCGCAGTTCTCTGCTGATGGGTCGTTGCTCGTCGCTGGGTTTCGG CCGCATCAGAGTTTACAATGCCGATAGAGGGTGGAGGATTCATAAGGATATAAGCTGCAGAAGTCTGCAGTGGACAGTTTCAGATATTGCTCTTTCACCTGATCAACAATTCCTT GCCTATGCAAGTTTGTCGCCTATTGTTCACATTGTGAATGTGCAGAGTTCTGGAAAGGAATCACATGCTAATGTTAAT GAAATTCATGAGGGATTGGCTTTCACCGGCGATGAACATGATGATGAAGACTTTGGAATATTTTCTGTTAAATTCTCAAAAGATGGTAAAGAAGTTGTTATTGGGAACAATGAAAGATCAATATATGTTTATGACCTTGCAGCAAATAAAGTGTCAGTTCGCATCCGTGCTCATACT GCTGATGTCAATGCTGTTACCTTCGCTGATGAAAGCGGCAATGTGCTGTACTCTGGAAGTGATGATAGTCTCTGTAAG GTGTGGGACAGGCGTTGCCTTGCTGGGGAAAAATCAGCAGGTATTTTGACAGGTCACTTAGATGGAGTTACATTTATTGATAGCCGTGGTGATGGGCGGTATTTCATCTCCAATTGCAAGGATCAGAGAATAAAACTTTGGGACATCAGGAAAATGTCTTCTGTCGTGAGAGT TCGCCCGGTGAGAATAGTGGACTGGGACTATAGGTGGATGCCATTCCCATCAGAAGCACATCATTTTAAGCATCCAAACGATCAGTCTTTGGCCACATACAGAGGTCATTCAGTTCTGCAAACACTTATCCGTTGCTACTTCTCCCCTATGCACAG CACGGGCCAGAGGTACATATACACAGGATCCAGTGACAAGTCTGTACATATTTATGATGTG GTAAGCGGGAAGACCGTTGAGAGGCTTTCATGGCATAGCTCAGTCATCAGAGACTGCACCTGGCATCCGTGCTACCCAACCCTCATCACCTCCTCCTGGGACGGTTATGTTGCCCGGTGGGAGGCCTCAGGCGATGACGATGACCCTTCAATGCTTGTCGCCGATGAGCAGAGGGCAAGCCCTTACTTTCAGCCATACGGCGATCCCTTCATGATGTAG